The following DNA comes from Marinihelvus fidelis.
TCGGCTATCACTGCCGCTTTACCCCCACCTGCTCCCGGTATGCTGCGGAGGCCATCGAGGTGCATGGCGCAGCGCGCGGCAGCTGGCTGGCCGCCAGGCGAATCGCGCGCTGTCACCCGTTCTGCGATGGCGGCATTGACCCGGTTCCCCCGCCGCGGGAATCATCCGGTGAAGATGCCTGAACACGGACTGCCGCTCCGCTACAATGTCCGCCAGCCTCTCACACGCAGGAATTCCCGCATGTCCGACATCACGCTGATCACCAACGCCCGCCTGGTCAACGAAGGCGAAATTTTCGAGTCCGACCTGCTGATCAGGAACGGCCGGATCGAGACCATCGCCAGCCAGATCAGCGCCCCGGAAGGTGCGACCGTCGTCGACGCCGCGGGCCGCCACCTGCTCCCCGGCATGATCGACGACCAGGTGCACTTCCGTGAGCCCGGCATGACCCACAAGGCCAATATCCACACCGAGTCACGCGCGGCCATCGCCGGCGGCGTTACCAGCTTCATGGACATGCCCAACACCAAGCCGCCCTGCGTCAACGCCGCCGAACTGGCGAACAAGCGCGCTATCGCGGCCAAGAGCGCGGCGGCCAACTGGGGCTTCTATTTCGGCGCCACCAACGACAACATCGAGGACATCCGTTCAATGGATACCTCGCTGGTCTGCGGGCTGAAGATCTTCATGGGCGCGTCCACCGGCAACATGCTGGTC
Coding sequences within:
- the yidD gene encoding membrane protein insertion efficiency factor YidD, which gives rise to MKRILLALIRAYQLTLSPIVGYHCRFTPTCSRYAAEAIEVHGAARGSWLAARRIARCHPFCDGGIDPVPPPRESSGEDA